Genomic DNA from Acidobacteriota bacterium:
GCGCCGCCACTCCGACGCCCAACCGGCGAGCGCGAGGCGCGGGAGGACGAGGATCGCGAGCGCCGCCTCTTCGATGACACGGGTCGCGCCGCCGGGGGCCGTCGCGACGGGACGCGCGCCGCCGTGGCGCGGTGTGCGGGGTCCGCGGTCCACGTCGCGCTCGAGGGCTGGAACTTTGCGGAGGGCGCCGCGCTGAAGCGTGAGGCGCGCGCCGCAGCCGAGCGCTTGGCCGATCTCGAGGTCGCGCCTCTCCGCGGCGAGATCGTCGAGGAGGTGGAGGAGATCCTCGACGGGTTCCTCGTCTCCGCGCTCCCTGCCCGACTCGCAGGCCTCGCAATCCTCGGCCGCGAGATCCCCGTGCTGTTCGACGACGGAAAGAACGGAGGCGGAGTGTGGCGCGGTTACTGCGACCTCGTCTACCGCGACGCGGACGGCGGCGTTGTCGTCGCCGACTACAAGACCTCGCGCACGGAGAGCGACGAGGCGGCCGCGGAGGCGGCGCGCGCGTACGGGCCGCAGCTCGCCGTCTACCGCGGAGCGATCGAGCGCGCCATCCCGGGCGCGGTCGTTCGCGCGGAGATCCTCTTCGTCCGGAGCGGGCGCGTCGTCCGGCTGTAGGCGGACTTCAGAACAGCGGGAGCTGACCGGGCGGGCCGGAGGACTGCTTCGCGCGCGGCTTCGGCTCGGCCGGCGGGACCGCAGCCGGCGTGGCGGCCGGCACCTCCGGTGCGGCGGCGATGGGCGCCGGACGCGGCGGCGCGGCCATCTCCGCGGGCCTCCCGTTCGGGAAGGCGGGGGGGGCGACCGGCTTCACCCCTTTCCACTCCGGGCACATCTCCTGGTAATCGCACCACGAGCACAAGGGCCCCTTCTTCGCGGGGAAGTCGCGCGCCCCCTCGACGGTCTGGATCAGCGAGATGCACTTGCGCTTGACCTGATCGAGATCTTGCGGTGTGCGCGTCTCGACGGCGTCGGCGCGGTGGGCGAGGAAGTGCCAGATGAGCCGCACCTCCTTCGTCTGGGGGAAGCGCTGCCGCAGCGCGATCTCGTAGAGGGGAAGCTGCCGGTCGTACCTGAGGCTTCCCTCCTTCGGCAGCGTCGCCGTGGTCTTGTAGTCGTGGATCTCGATGATGCCGGGCTCCGCGTGCTGCGCGCGATCGACGAACCCCATCATCCTGAACTTCCCGGCCGCGTCGAGGTTCATCTCGACCTTCAGCTCGACGCCGATGATCCGATCGGGCTCGATGGGGAAGGGGAAGTGCTTCTCCCAGTACCCTGCAATGCAGCGCGCGCCGACGGCGCGGTAGTACTCGGTGTCGAGATCGGGGCGGACGACCTTGACCGCCGGCGTGAGGTGACGGCTCCAGAGCGACTCGTAGAGGTCGAGCGCCGCCGCCATCCCCTCCGCGCGCGCGCGGGGAAGATCCTCGTAGACGTGCTCGAGGACCTCGTGCACCCGCTTCCCCATGAAGGCCTCGATCGACTCGAAGCCGGTCCGGATCCGGTCGATGTACCGGTAGCGGTACTGGAGGGGGCAGTTCTCGAAGGACGAGAGGCGCGAGTGCGAGTAGACGATCAAGGGGCCTCCAGGGCGACGCGCGATGATACCAGAGATCCCGCCGCGCCGCGGGTGCTACGCTTTTCGAGGATGAGCCAGGCCGTCCCCCGGACGATCGAGATCGGCGACGTCGTGGTCTGCCGCGACGGCGAGCATGCCCGCGCCTTCGGCGTCGCGGGGCGCGTGGGGATCGCCGTCGAGACGCGGACGAGCGACGCGCGCGTCACCTTCCTCGACCCGGAGCGTTCGATCTGGCTCCCGCATCCCTCACTCCGGAGGGCGACGGAGCAGGAGGCGTCGGCCTCCCCGCTCGGCCTCGCCGCCGAGCTGCTGCGCGCGATCCCCGGAACCGCGATCGAGATCGATGCGCGCAGCGGGGCCGCGCCCTCCCTCCGGTTCATCCTCACGCACGGCGCCGTCGACACGCTCCACCTCGACGACCTGAGGCGGCGGTTCGCCGGAAGGATCGGAGGGTGGGCTCTCCGCCCCGCCGGGCTCCACCGGATCGAGAGCGTCGTCGAGGTCCCGGCGTCGCCGTGATTTAGAAGTTCCAGCCGGCGACGATCTTGGCGTCGGGGAGATCCGTGAACCCGAGCTGCAGCTCCGCGAGGAACCGCCTCTTCCCGGAGAGCTTCATCTCGATCCCGCCGACCCCCACGGGGCCGATCTTCGTGTCGTGGCTCTCGCATCCGAACGATCGCGCGAAGCCGCCGCAGTTCGAGTTGAAATCGTAGAAGGCCGCGGAGAGCGAACCCCCCGCGTACGGTGTGACCTGCGCCTTGATCGGGAAGTAGTAGGCGACCATCGCGTTGAACTGCACCGTCGTGACGTGATCGCCGAACCCGATCTCGGCGCTCGGCTGGAACCGGACGTGCGGGGCGAACTCGCCGAGATCGAACTGCACGCCGCCGACCACCTGGTCGGGGCCGGACGAGAAGCCGACGCGCGGGCCCCAGCCCTTGAGTCCCATCTCCTGGGCGTGCGCGGCGGCGGGAGCGAGGAAGAGGATGAGTGCGAGCGTACCGAAC
This window encodes:
- a CDS encoding PD-(D/E)XK nuclease family protein → MRLLSVHKAKGLEYPVVVIPDVGRGHARNERGRSREAQARWLPHEASGFVAARLTDGSTNLAWAKLAGLDRRHEMAEEKRVLYVACTRAREKLILVNSEMGKGAAPWRDALAALGYHLRDGIPAGGPLGAEGVTHRIVESGAPSDRRGPVALDPIFGDAARGWQAVAASAAGSAAPPLRRPTGEREAREDEDRERRLFDDTGRAAGGRRDGTRAAVARCAGSAVHVALEGWNFAEGAALKREARAAAERLADLEVAPLRGEIVEEVEEILDGFLVSALPARLAGLAILGREIPVLFDDGKNGGGVWRGYCDLVYRDADGGVVVADYKTSRTESDEAAAEAARAYGPQLAVYRGAIERAIPGAVVRAEILFVRSGRVVRL
- a CDS encoding PD-(D/E)XK nuclease family protein translates to MIVYSHSRLSSFENCPLQYRYRYIDRIRTGFESIEAFMGKRVHEVLEHVYEDLPRARAEGMAAALDLYESLWSRHLTPAVKVVRPDLDTEYYRAVGARCIAGYWEKHFPFPIEPDRIIGVELKVEMNLDAAGKFRMMGFVDRAQHAEPGIIEIHDYKTTATLPKEGSLRYDRQLPLYEIALRQRFPQTKEVRLIWHFLAHRADAVETRTPQDLDQVKRKCISLIQTVEGARDFPAKKGPLCSWCDYQEMCPEWKGVKPVAPPAFPNGRPAEMAAPPRPAPIAAAPEVPAATPAAVPPAEPKPRAKQSSGPPGQLPLF